A window of the Trueperaceae bacterium genome harbors these coding sequences:
- a CDS encoding DivIVA domain-containing protein, translating into MSRLSPIDIQHAEFPRRSLGYDRREVRAFLERLALEVEAALKDAQGLRRRLAEAEAEVERLRGAEADLQQVVLAAERIATDVRENAKREAELLLEEAERARRARLEGVESAAVGARAELERLTLQRRLFKEQFRGLLAAYAAALDADDALAPAAPRRAGAAEPDDSAAQGALLDDSAAP; encoded by the coding sequence GTGAGCCGCCTCTCCCCCATCGACATCCAGCACGCGGAGTTCCCGCGCCGCTCGCTCGGTTACGACCGGCGTGAGGTCAGGGCCTTCCTCGAGCGCCTCGCCCTCGAGGTCGAGGCGGCGCTGAAGGACGCGCAGGGACTGCGGCGCCGCCTGGCGGAGGCCGAGGCGGAGGTCGAGCGGCTGCGCGGCGCCGAGGCCGACCTGCAGCAGGTCGTGCTGGCGGCGGAGCGGATCGCCACGGACGTGCGCGAGAACGCCAAGCGCGAGGCGGAGCTGCTGCTGGAGGAGGCGGAGCGGGCGCGCCGGGCGCGCCTGGAGGGCGTCGAGTCGGCCGCGGTGGGGGCCAGGGCCGAGCTGGAGCGGCTGACGCTCCAGAGACGGCTCTTCAAGGAGCAGTTCCGGGGCCTCCTGGCGGCGTACGCCGCGGCGCTCGACGCCGACGACGCGTTGGCGCCGGCCGCGCCGCGCCGCGCCGGCGCGGCCGAACCCGACGACAGCGCCGCTCAGGGGGCGCTCCTGGACGACAGCGCCGCGCCCTGA
- a CDS encoding alkaline phosphatase family protein, which yields MTSPSTPLQGLLGPELVAPFAPGPSLSDLPATIGSLLGVDGPWRGDPLALPGLADRYDRVVLLLVDGLGYAKLEGLAGDDRGLGELVTRHAAHLGPEGWLGRPLTTVAPSTTTVATTVLAGNGAAPAELGILGYTQLLPALGLVANMLFWRPAWSDHGSGDLEAWGFAPETALLTPTIHQVLSAAGVSSRTLQPATIASSPLSRLQNAGAEVDGYVGWVDMLTRLAAHLEESVGTRGYTFAYLPDVDTLMHRDGPATPTFLPLLEALVGGLTRTLAGLSARARRRTLLLITADHGHHLVPPAEALFVDELPWLSDRLAWRAAGEPRHVFLYARRGGRDALLDEARARLGGRFTVLAGEAAVAAGLYGDPTRLHPEATARVGDVVLLARGGAALWGSRAERLPLGMHGSLTRDEMLVPLLALDLEAP from the coding sequence ATGACGTCGCCATCGACACCACTCCAGGGACTACTGGGTCCCGAGCTCGTCGCCCCCTTCGCGCCTGGACCCTCCCTCTCGGACCTGCCCGCCACCATCGGCAGCCTCCTCGGCGTGGACGGGCCCTGGCGCGGCGACCCGCTGGCGCTACCCGGGCTCGCCGACCGCTACGACCGAGTGGTGCTCCTCCTGGTAGACGGCCTGGGCTACGCCAAGCTCGAGGGGCTGGCGGGCGACGACCGGGGGCTGGGCGAGCTGGTCACGCGCCACGCCGCGCACCTCGGGCCGGAAGGCTGGCTCGGTCGTCCACTGACGACGGTGGCGCCATCCACCACCACGGTGGCCACCACCGTGCTCGCGGGCAACGGCGCCGCCCCCGCCGAGCTTGGCATCCTCGGCTACACCCAGCTCCTGCCCGCCCTTGGCCTCGTGGCCAACATGCTCTTCTGGCGACCCGCCTGGAGCGACCACGGTAGCGGCGACCTCGAGGCGTGGGGGTTCGCGCCGGAGACCGCGCTGCTCACGCCTACCATCCACCAGGTGCTGAGCGCGGCGGGCGTGAGCAGCCGCACGCTTCAGCCCGCAACGATCGCGTCCAGCCCCCTGTCGCGGCTGCAGAACGCCGGCGCCGAGGTCGACGGCTACGTGGGTTGGGTCGACATGCTCACGCGCCTTGCCGCCCACCTCGAGGAGAGCGTCGGGACCCGCGGCTACACCTTCGCCTACCTCCCGGACGTCGATACCCTCATGCACCGCGACGGGCCGGCCACCCCGACGTTCCTCCCGCTGCTCGAGGCGCTCGTCGGCGGCCTGACGCGCACCCTCGCCGGGCTCTCGGCCAGGGCGCGGCGCCGCACCCTCCTCCTGATCACCGCCGACCACGGCCACCACCTCGTCCCGCCGGCCGAGGCCCTGTTCGTCGACGAGCTGCCGTGGCTGAGTGACAGGCTGGCGTGGCGCGCGGCGGGCGAGCCGCGCCACGTCTTCCTCTACGCCCGCCGGGGCGGGCGCGACGCGCTCCTGGACGAGGCCCGCGCCCGCCTGGGGGGGCGCTTCACGGTCCTGGCGGGCGAAGCTGCCGTCGCGGCGGGGCTCTACGGTGACCCGACGCGCCTACACCCCGAGGCGACGGCGCGCGTCGGCGACGTGGTGCTGCTGGCGAGGGGCGGCGCGGCGCTGTGGGGTTCGCGCGCCGAGCGCCTCCCCTTAGGCATGCACGGCTCCCTGACCCGCGACGAGATGCTCGTGCCGCTCCTCGCGCTCGACCTCGAGGCGCCCTAG
- a CDS encoding DUF721 domain-containing protein, with protein MRERHVSELLAEVFRRGGMKRGVRRAEAVLLWRRLVGPELAAFSTALTLRDGVLYVNVSDSETAMHLTLERHRFIAAFRERFGVTDVREIRFQVGRVDGSGPEPMAAPPPPPPPGAELRRLRERLARLELPPEVHEEALAAGRSLLTLQAARRAAGWVPCPTCGALHDGPLRPLTAKEAALREAGRRDATLELRRELCETCARYAREGRVVAAARALRATPLAVPATLAEDELAVARHLAARALDEAIAALLPAAVSDPRLAGQLEAAARHRLALKTLTPPASFSHADLTNLDPRLGPVLALTDDGQAPAPGAP; from the coding sequence ATGCGTGAGAGGCACGTGTCCGAGCTCCTGGCGGAGGTGTTCCGCCGTGGCGGCATGAAGCGCGGCGTGCGCCGCGCCGAGGCCGTCCTGCTGTGGCGCCGGCTCGTCGGCCCGGAGCTGGCGGCGTTCAGCACGGCCCTGACGCTGCGCGACGGCGTGCTCTACGTGAACGTGAGCGACTCGGAGACGGCCATGCACCTGACGCTGGAGCGGCACCGCTTCATCGCCGCCTTCCGCGAGCGCTTCGGGGTGACCGACGTGCGCGAGATCCGCTTCCAGGTCGGGCGGGTCGACGGGAGCGGACCGGAGCCGATGGCCGCGCCGCCCCCGCCCCCGCCCCCCGGAGCCGAGCTGCGACGCCTCCGCGAACGGCTCGCGCGGCTCGAGCTTCCGCCTGAGGTGCACGAGGAGGCGCTCGCCGCGGGCCGGAGCCTGCTGACGCTGCAGGCCGCGCGCCGCGCCGCGGGGTGGGTGCCTTGCCCGACCTGTGGCGCCCTCCACGACGGGCCGCTGCGTCCCCTCACCGCCAAGGAGGCGGCGCTGCGCGAGGCGGGTCGGCGGGACGCCACCCTGGAGCTCCGGCGCGAGCTATGCGAGACCTGCGCGCGCTACGCGCGCGAGGGCCGCGTGGTGGCCGCGGCCCGTGCCCTGCGGGCGACGCCGCTCGCCGTTCCCGCCACCCTCGCCGAGGACGAGCTGGCCGTGGCGCGCCACCTGGCGGCGCGCGCTCTAGACGAGGCCATCGCCGCGCTTCTGCCCGCCGCCGTCTCCGACCCGCGGCTCGCCGGCCAGCTCGAGGCCGCGGCGCGCCACCGCCTCGCCCTGAAGACGCTGACCCCGCCCGCCTCGTTCAGCCACGCCGACCTCACGAACCTCGACCCGCGCCTCGGACCGGTGCTGGCGCTCACGGACGACGGGCAGGCGCCGGCGCCCGGGGCGCCTTGA
- a CDS encoding SUF system NifU family Fe-S cluster assembly protein — translation MSLLDELYQEVIMDHYRRPRHHGELAGADVVQEGINPSCGDELTLYVKAGTDVVAEISFVGEGCAISQASASLMTTAVAGATLADAAALSAAFQRLIRGEAPGVELGDLKLLAGVAKLPARVKCAALPWKTLDAALARLRPSA, via the coding sequence GTGAGCCTGCTCGACGAGCTCTACCAGGAAGTGATCATGGACCATTACAGGCGCCCGCGCCACCACGGCGAGCTGGCGGGCGCCGACGTCGTGCAGGAGGGTATCAACCCGAGCTGCGGCGACGAGCTGACGCTGTACGTCAAGGCGGGCACCGACGTCGTCGCCGAGATCAGCTTCGTCGGCGAGGGTTGCGCCATCTCCCAGGCGAGCGCCAGCCTGATGACCACGGCCGTCGCGGGCGCCACGCTCGCCGACGCGGCGGCGCTGTCCGCCGCCTTCCAGCGGTTGATAAGGGGGGAGGCGCCCGGAGTCGAACTCGGTGACCTGAAGCTCCTCGCGGGCGTCGCCAAGCTGCCCGCCAGGGTCAAGTGCGCCGCCCTGCCGTGGAAGACCCTCGACGCCGCCCTCGCCAGGCTCCGCCCTAGCGCCTGA
- a CDS encoding cysteine desulfurase: MSDLDVTAIRRDFPILAREVNGSPLAYLDSAASSQRPRQVLDAMRDYYEHHHANVHRGAHTLAEEATQAYEAARANVARFIGAPDPRSLVFTRNATEAINLVAASWGRANLRPGDEIVLSVAEHHANLVPWQFLQRDLGAVLRFVPLTPAQRLDLAALAAALSPRTRLVATFHMSNVLGAINPVAEVVRLAHDAGALALIDGAQGAPHLPVDVAELDCDFYAFSGHKMLGPTGIGALWAREEVLAAMPPFLGGGEMIERVTLEGSTYADIPMRFEAGTPSVAEAVGLGAAVDYLDGLGMAAVARHDAHLAELALSLLDEVPGVRTFGPRGPDRGGVVAFEVEGLHAHDVATALDLQGIAVRAGHHCAQPLGKVLGAPATARASFYVYTTREEVERFAAAVAAVASRFGVRA; encoded by the coding sequence ATGAGCGATCTCGACGTCACGGCGATCAGGCGGGACTTCCCGATCCTGGCGCGCGAGGTGAACGGCAGTCCGCTCGCTTACCTCGACTCGGCCGCCTCCAGCCAACGGCCGCGCCAGGTGCTCGACGCCATGCGCGACTACTACGAGCACCACCACGCCAACGTCCACCGCGGGGCGCACACCCTGGCCGAGGAGGCCACGCAGGCGTACGAGGCGGCCCGCGCCAACGTGGCGCGCTTCATCGGCGCGCCGGACCCGCGCTCGCTCGTGTTCACCCGCAACGCGACCGAGGCCATCAACCTGGTCGCCGCCAGCTGGGGACGCGCCAACCTGCGCCCTGGCGACGAGATCGTCCTCAGCGTGGCCGAGCACCACGCCAACCTCGTGCCGTGGCAGTTCCTGCAGCGCGACCTCGGCGCCGTCCTGCGCTTCGTGCCCCTCACGCCGGCGCAACGCCTCGACCTCGCGGCCCTCGCCGCCGCGCTGTCGCCGCGCACCCGCCTCGTGGCGACCTTCCACATGAGCAACGTGCTGGGGGCCATCAACCCGGTCGCGGAGGTGGTCAGGCTCGCCCACGACGCCGGGGCGCTGGCGTTGATCGACGGCGCCCAGGGGGCGCCGCACCTGCCTGTAGACGTGGCGGAACTCGACTGCGACTTCTACGCCTTCTCCGGCCACAAGATGCTCGGACCCACCGGCATAGGTGCCTTGTGGGCGCGCGAGGAGGTGCTGGCGGCCATGCCGCCGTTCCTCGGCGGCGGCGAGATGATCGAGCGCGTGACGTTGGAGGGCAGCACCTACGCAGACATCCCGATGCGCTTCGAGGCGGGCACGCCCAGCGTGGCGGAGGCCGTCGGGCTCGGCGCCGCTGTCGACTACCTCGACGGGCTCGGCATGGCCGCCGTGGCGCGCCACGACGCGCACCTGGCGGAGCTCGCGCTCTCGCTCCTCGACGAGGTGCCCGGCGTGAGGACGTTCGGGCCGCGCGGGCCCGACCGCGGCGGCGTCGTCGCCTTCGAGGTCGAGGGCCTCCACGCCCACGACGTCGCCACGGCGCTCGACCTGCAGGGCATCGCCGTGCGCGCGGGGCACCACTGCGCCCAACCGCTGGGCAAGGTACTCGGCGCGCCCGCCACGGCGCGCGCCAGCTTCTACGTCTACACGACGCGCGAGGAGGTCGAGCGCTTCGCCGCCGCCGTCGCCGCCGTCGCGTCCCGCTTCGGGGTGAGGGCGTGA
- the groL gene encoding chaperonin GroEL (60 kDa chaperone family; promotes refolding of misfolded polypeptides especially under stressful conditions; forms two stacked rings of heptamers to form a barrel-shaped 14mer; ends can be capped by GroES; misfolded proteins enter the barrel where they are refolded when GroES binds) has protein sequence MAKDLTFKEDARRSLERGVNAVANAVKVTLGPKGRNVVLEKKFGGPTITKDGVTVAKEIELADSLENIGAKLLIEIASKTNEITGDGTTTATVLGQAIVREGLRNVAAGANPLALKRGIEKAVEAAVESIHSMAKPVEDSKAVAEVASISANDPEVGKQISNAMDKVGRDGVITVEESKTMETELDFVEGMQFDKGYLSAYFITDSDAMEAVLEDAYILIHEKKISALKDLLPVLEQVMQTGKPLLIIAEDIEGEALATLVVNRLRGTLNVSAVKAPGFGDRRKEMLRDIAAVTGGEVISEELGHKLENVRLNQLGRAKRIRSNKDETTIIEGQGSTEGIQERIKGIKSELDHTDSDYAREKLQERLAKLSGGVAVIRVGAATETELKEKKHRYEDALSTARSAVEEGIVAGGGVTLIHATTAVKKVVASLEHDERTGAQILLRALEEPARQIAANGGAEGSVVVNNILGKNDGKYGYDAATDSYVPDMFKAGIVDPAKVTRTALQNAASIGALLLTTEVVISDRPEKEDKTPPMPGGDMGGMDF, from the coding sequence ATGGCTAAAGACCTGACCTTCAAGGAAGACGCCCGCCGCTCGCTCGAGCGCGGCGTCAACGCCGTCGCCAACGCCGTCAAGGTGACGCTGGGGCCCAAGGGCCGCAACGTCGTACTCGAGAAGAAGTTCGGCGGCCCGACCATCACCAAGGACGGCGTCACCGTCGCCAAGGAGATCGAACTGGCCGACTCGCTCGAGAACATCGGCGCCAAGCTGCTCATCGAGATCGCCAGCAAGACCAACGAGATCACCGGTGACGGGACCACGACCGCCACCGTCCTCGGCCAGGCCATCGTGCGCGAGGGCCTCCGCAACGTCGCCGCCGGCGCCAACCCGCTCGCCCTCAAGCGCGGCATCGAGAAGGCCGTCGAGGCGGCGGTCGAGAGCATCCACTCGATGGCCAAGCCCGTCGAGGACAGCAAGGCCGTGGCCGAGGTGGCCTCCATCTCCGCCAACGACCCCGAGGTCGGCAAGCAGATCTCCAACGCCATGGACAAGGTCGGCCGCGACGGCGTAATCACCGTCGAGGAGTCCAAGACCATGGAGACGGAGCTCGACTTCGTCGAGGGCATGCAGTTCGACAAGGGCTACCTGAGCGCCTACTTCATCACGGACTCCGACGCCATGGAGGCCGTGCTCGAGGACGCCTACATCCTCATCCACGAGAAGAAGATCAGCGCCCTCAAGGACCTCCTCCCCGTGCTCGAGCAGGTCATGCAGACGGGCAAGCCCCTCCTGATCATCGCCGAGGACATCGAGGGCGAGGCGCTCGCCACGCTCGTCGTCAACCGCCTCCGCGGCACGCTCAACGTCTCGGCCGTGAAGGCCCCGGGCTTCGGCGACCGCCGCAAGGAGATGCTCCGCGACATCGCGGCCGTCACCGGTGGCGAGGTCATCAGCGAAGAGCTCGGCCACAAGCTCGAGAACGTGCGCCTCAACCAGCTCGGCCGCGCCAAGCGCATCCGCAGCAACAAGGACGAGACCACCATCATCGAGGGCCAGGGCAGCACCGAGGGCATCCAGGAGCGCATCAAGGGCATCAAGTCCGAGCTCGATCACACCGACTCCGACTACGCCCGCGAGAAGCTCCAGGAGCGCCTGGCCAAGCTCTCGGGCGGCGTCGCCGTCATCCGCGTCGGCGCGGCCACCGAGACGGAGCTCAAGGAGAAGAAGCACCGCTACGAGGACGCGCTCTCGACCGCCCGCTCGGCCGTCGAGGAGGGCATCGTCGCCGGCGGCGGCGTGACGCTCATCCACGCGACCACCGCCGTCAAGAAGGTCGTCGCCTCGCTCGAGCACGACGAGCGCACCGGCGCCCAGATCCTCCTGCGCGCCCTCGAGGAGCCCGCCCGCCAGATCGCCGCCAACGGCGGCGCCGAGGGCAGCGTCGTGGTGAACAACATCCTCGGCAAGAACGACGGCAAGTACGGCTACGACGCCGCCACGGACTCGTACGTCCCCGACATGTTCAAGGCCGGCATCGTCGACCCCGCCAAGGTCACGCGCACCGCGCTCCAGAACGCCGCCTCCATCGGCGCCCTCCTCCTCACCACCGAGGTCGTCATCTCCGACCGCCCCGAGAAGGAAGACAAGACGCCCCCCATGCCGGGCGGCGACATGGGCGGGATGGACTTCTGA
- a CDS encoding 2,3-bisphosphoglycerate-independent phosphoglycerate mutase, with translation MTRPVVMIILDGFGLAAPGPGNAVDLAATPTFDAIWRDRPHTELAASGVAVGLPAGQMGNSEVGHLNLGAGRVVKQSLTYLQGLIDDGTFFDNAALLRSCRAAAGHTLHLLGLVSDGGVHSDMRHLLALVELAQREGVDRVRVHAFTDGRDAAPDGARRYLATLEERLAAARAAGCDARVATVCGRYYAMDRDKRWERTKLAYDLIVCGRGEHAAADAVAAVEAAYARGETDEFVRPTVVAEDGAVQDGDALVFFNFRTDRARQLSHALLGGAGWSEFERCASPRIDFLSLLEYDKELHAPFAFELPEIDDTLPQTIARAGLKQFHTAETEKYAHVTYFFDAQREAPYPGEERRMVPSPKVSTYDLQPEMSAPELAAGTAARVRDGDDAFVLVNFANPDMVGHTGNLAAAVSACEAADAGLAAVLDATLARGGVALVLADHGNAEKMLEDDGKPHTAHTTNPVPFVLVTDDPALADARLRDGGVLGDVAPTVLALLGVPQPTAMTGRSLLVR, from the coding sequence ATGACCAGACCTGTGGTGATGATCATCCTAGACGGCTTCGGCCTCGCCGCCCCCGGCCCCGGCAACGCGGTGGACCTGGCCGCCACCCCCACCTTCGACGCCATCTGGCGCGACAGGCCGCATACGGAGCTGGCGGCCTCCGGGGTCGCCGTCGGGCTGCCAGCCGGGCAGATGGGCAACAGCGAGGTCGGCCACCTCAACCTGGGAGCGGGCCGCGTCGTGAAGCAGAGCCTCACCTACCTCCAGGGGTTGATCGACGACGGCACGTTCTTCGACAACGCCGCGCTGCTGCGGTCGTGCCGGGCCGCGGCCGGCCACACGCTGCACCTGCTCGGCCTCGTCAGCGACGGCGGCGTCCACTCGGACATGAGGCACCTGCTGGCGCTCGTCGAGCTCGCGCAGCGAGAGGGCGTCGACCGGGTGAGGGTGCACGCCTTCACGGACGGGCGCGACGCCGCGCCCGACGGCGCCCGGCGCTACCTGGCGACCCTGGAGGAGCGCCTGGCCGCTGCCCGCGCCGCCGGCTGCGACGCCCGGGTCGCCACGGTCTGCGGGCGCTACTACGCGATGGACCGCGACAAGCGCTGGGAGCGCACGAAGCTCGCCTACGACCTCATCGTCTGCGGGCGGGGCGAGCACGCGGCGGCGGACGCGGTTGCCGCCGTCGAGGCCGCCTACGCGCGCGGCGAGACGGACGAGTTCGTGCGTCCGACGGTCGTTGCCGAAGACGGCGCCGTCCAGGACGGGGACGCCCTCGTGTTCTTCAACTTCAGGACGGACCGGGCGCGGCAGCTGAGCCACGCGCTCCTGGGTGGCGCCGGTTGGAGCGAGTTCGAGCGCTGCGCGTCGCCGCGCATCGACTTCCTGTCGCTGCTCGAGTACGACAAGGAGCTCCACGCCCCGTTCGCGTTCGAGCTGCCCGAGATCGACGACACCCTCCCGCAGACGATCGCGCGCGCCGGCCTCAAGCAGTTCCACACCGCCGAGACCGAGAAGTACGCCCACGTCACCTACTTCTTCGACGCTCAGCGCGAGGCGCCCTACCCGGGCGAAGAGCGCCGCATGGTTCCGTCTCCCAAGGTGTCGACCTACGACCTGCAGCCCGAGATGAGCGCGCCCGAGCTGGCGGCAGGCACCGCGGCCAGGGTGAGAGACGGCGACGACGCCTTCGTGCTCGTCAACTTCGCCAACCCGGACATGGTGGGGCACACGGGGAACCTGGCCGCCGCCGTGAGCGCCTGCGAGGCGGCCGACGCGGGCCTGGCCGCCGTGCTGGACGCCACGCTCGCGCGCGGCGGCGTGGCGCTCGTGCTCGCGGATCACGGCAACGCCGAGAAGATGCTGGAGGACGACGGCAAGCCGCACACGGCGCACACGACCAACCCGGTGCCGTTCGTGCTCGTCACCGACGACCCGGCGCTAGCTGACGCGAGGCTGCGTGACGGCGGGGTGCTGGGCGACGTGGCGCCGACCGTGCTCGCCCTTCTCGGCGTGCCGCAACCGACCGCCATGACCGGGCGCTCCCTGCTGGTCCGCTAG
- a CDS encoding purine-nucleoside phosphorylase, giving the protein MTEPSHKTAPREAPNEAAVVAAAAEAISSATRLAPDVALVLGSGLGPLADLVENATAIPYAAVPGMPVATAPGHAGRFVVGHLGGRAVVAMQGRVHPYEGFDARECSFPIAVMHALGARSLVVTNACGGLDPAFAAGDLMLQLDYINFTGQNPLIGPNDDAAHPRFPVMFDCYDPEYVRHARAVALAEGIHLREGVYLAITGPTYATRAELRAFRTLGADAVGMSTVFEVMRARHLGMRVLGISTVTDMALPDRDEHATGDEVLAVAQRSGATFRRLVLAVLPGL; this is encoded by the coding sequence ATGACCGAGCCGAGCCACAAGACCGCGCCGCGCGAGGCGCCGAACGAGGCCGCCGTCGTCGCCGCAGCAGCCGAGGCCATCAGCAGCGCGACGAGGCTCGCGCCGGACGTCGCGCTCGTGTTGGGTTCGGGGCTCGGACCGTTGGCCGACCTGGTCGAGAACGCCACCGCCATCCCCTACGCGGCGGTGCCGGGCATGCCTGTCGCCACGGCCCCGGGTCACGCCGGCAGGTTCGTGGTGGGCCACCTCGGTGGGCGCGCCGTCGTCGCAATGCAGGGGCGGGTGCACCCGTACGAGGGGTTCGATGCGCGCGAGTGCAGCTTCCCCATCGCGGTCATGCACGCCCTCGGCGCCCGTTCGCTCGTGGTGACGAACGCCTGCGGCGGACTCGACCCCGCGTTCGCGGCGGGCGACCTCATGTTGCAGCTCGACTACATCAACTTCACCGGCCAGAACCCACTCATCGGCCCCAACGACGACGCCGCCCACCCGCGCTTCCCCGTCATGTTCGACTGTTACGACCCCGAGTACGTCAGGCACGCTCGGGCCGTGGCGCTCGCCGAGGGGATCCACCTGCGCGAGGGCGTGTACCTCGCCATCACGGGTCCGACGTACGCCACCCGCGCCGAGCTGCGCGCCTTCCGCACCCTCGGGGCGGACGCGGTGGGCATGTCGACGGTCTTCGAGGTCATGCGGGCGCGCCACCTGGGCATGCGCGTCCTGGGGATCTCGACGGTGACCGACATGGCGCTGCCGGACCGGGACGAGCACGCCACCGGCGACGAGGTCCTGGCCGTGGCGCAACGGAGCGGAGCGACCTTCCGGCGCCTCGTGCTGGCGGTCCTGCCGGGGCTGTGA
- a CDS encoding FUN14 domain-containing protein yields the protein MSTVFPWLQQIAFGGVAGFIAGYALKKVGKFVALALGLLFVAIQLLAWSGFVSVDWAAVQASVDPLLETSSLERAWRSLLRLLTYNIPFAAAFVPGVVLGLRRG from the coding sequence CTGTCGACCGTCTTCCCGTGGCTGCAGCAGATCGCCTTCGGGGGCGTCGCCGGCTTCATCGCCGGTTACGCCTTGAAGAAGGTCGGGAAGTTCGTGGCGCTGGCGCTCGGCCTGTTGTTCGTCGCCATCCAGCTGCTCGCCTGGTCCGGGTTCGTGAGCGTGGATTGGGCGGCCGTCCAGGCCAGCGTCGACCCGCTCCTGGAGACGAGCTCGCTCGAGCGGGCGTGGCGGAGCCTGCTGCGGCTCCTGACCTACAACATCCCGTTCGCCGCGGCCTTCGTGCCCGGCGTGGTGCTGGGGTTGAGGCGCGGCTGA
- the recF gene encoding DNA replication and repair protein RecF (All proteins in this family for which functions are known are DNA-binding proteins that assist the filamentation of RecA onto DNA for the initiation of recombination or recombinational repair.) has product MRLVDLTQLNFRSLLTQRFEFPPGVVAVVGRNAAGKSNLLAAAYLACTGEVVGGRLARQVRLGEEEAYVAATVEHAEGLSRIEVGLAPGRKVVKVDSQAARVGDVARVVSAVLLTPEDADLVHGPPASRRGYLDGLLAKLSPRYASMAREYGRVVEQRNALLRAGESGASLEVWSDRFVTLGTELSAVRDRAMLRLAPLASAIYREVAGAAAEGGELRLSLRRSHEEGGLAEALAASARLESLRGQTLVGPHRDDLYLELGGVGLQEYGSRGEARTTALALRAAEYRLLSEKHGEPPVLLIDDFTAELDAGRREYLLALAAATPQALVSGTEPPPRYDQLVELVRGRVHATERCHA; this is encoded by the coding sequence GTGCGGCTCGTTGACCTGACGCAGCTGAACTTCCGCAGCCTGCTCACGCAGCGCTTCGAGTTCCCACCCGGCGTCGTGGCGGTGGTGGGGCGCAACGCTGCGGGCAAGAGCAACCTCCTGGCGGCCGCCTACCTGGCTTGCACCGGGGAGGTCGTCGGCGGGCGGTTGGCGCGCCAGGTGCGGCTCGGCGAGGAGGAGGCGTACGTGGCCGCCACCGTCGAGCACGCCGAGGGCCTCTCCCGCATCGAGGTCGGCCTGGCGCCCGGCAGGAAGGTCGTCAAGGTCGACTCCCAGGCCGCGCGGGTCGGGGACGTGGCGCGCGTCGTGAGCGCCGTGCTGCTTACGCCCGAGGACGCCGACCTCGTGCACGGCCCCCCTGCGTCGAGGCGCGGCTACCTGGACGGGCTCCTCGCCAAGCTGTCGCCGCGCTACGCCTCCATGGCCCGCGAGTACGGGCGCGTTGTGGAGCAGCGCAACGCGCTCCTGCGCGCGGGCGAGAGCGGGGCCAGCCTGGAGGTGTGGAGCGACCGCTTCGTGACGCTGGGCACGGAGCTCTCGGCCGTGCGGGACCGCGCGATGCTTCGCCTCGCGCCGCTGGCGAGCGCCATCTACCGCGAGGTGGCGGGAGCGGCCGCCGAGGGCGGGGAGCTTCGGCTGAGCCTCAGGCGCTCGCACGAGGAGGGCGGGCTCGCCGAGGCGCTGGCGGCGAGCGCCCGCCTCGAGTCGCTCAGGGGGCAGACGCTCGTCGGCCCGCACCGCGACGACCTCTACCTGGAGCTGGGCGGCGTGGGATTGCAGGAGTACGGTTCGCGCGGCGAGGCGCGCACCACCGCCCTCGCCCTCCGGGCAGCCGAGTACAGGCTCCTGAGCGAGAAGCACGGGGAGCCGCCCGTCCTGCTCATCGACGACTTCACGGCGGAGCTCGACGCGGGCAGGCGGGAGTACCTCCTGGCCCTCGCCGCCGCGACGCCGCAGGCGCTGGTCTCCGGGACGGAGCCGCCGCCCCGCTACGACCAGCTCGTCGAGCTGGTGCGGGGGCGCGTCCACGCCACGGAGCGTTGCCATGCGTGA
- the groES gene encoding co-chaperone GroES, whose protein sequence is MADKKQTLRPLGDKVVVEVIDEPQTTVSGIVLPDSAKEKSQRGKVIAVGTGKLLDNGTREPMEVKVGDTVLFAKYGGTEVDLGGKDLMILSQRDIHAVLE, encoded by the coding sequence ATGGCAGACAAGAAGCAGACCCTCAGGCCGCTGGGAGACAAGGTCGTGGTGGAGGTCATCGACGAGCCGCAGACGACCGTCAGCGGCATCGTCCTGCCCGACAGCGCCAAGGAGAAGAGCCAGCGCGGCAAGGTCATCGCCGTCGGCACCGGCAAGCTCCTCGACAACGGCACGCGCGAGCCCATGGAGGTCAAGGTCGGCGACACGGTGCTCTTCGCCAAGTATGGCGGCACCGAGGTCGACCTCGGCGGCAAGGACCTGATGATCCTCAGCCAGCGCGACATCCACGCCGTCCTCGAGTAA